In one Acidovorax sp. NCPPB 4044 genomic region, the following are encoded:
- the flgJ gene encoding flagellar assembly peptidoglycan hydrolase FlgJ, with product MALSLPSSASPSATNALAVDARSLNALKYEAGQNNPQAAKEAAKQFESLFMREMIKSMREATMKSGLMEGGQADLGTDMLDQQLSVQMSGLPGGLSEAIQRQLTKQIGGGQEAAPAFSPPSTLSLPSQSPARAAAAANAYAPAPKGRDSFVQHHRDAAERVSQDSGIPASFMLGQAGHETGWGKSEIRSRDGSNSFNLFGIKAGKGWTGKVAEITTTEYINGTPRKVTAKFRAYDSYEDSFKDYARLINDNPRYEKAREKTHSAVAYAAELQKAGYATDPEYANKLSRAIHSTLRVGPSA from the coding sequence ATGGCCCTCAGCCTGCCCTCCTCCGCGTCGCCCTCGGCCACGAATGCGCTGGCGGTGGACGCGCGCTCGCTCAACGCGCTCAAGTACGAGGCCGGCCAGAACAATCCGCAGGCCGCCAAGGAGGCGGCCAAGCAGTTCGAGTCGCTGTTCATGCGCGAGATGATCAAGAGCATGCGCGAGGCAACGATGAAGTCCGGCCTGATGGAAGGCGGACAGGCGGACCTGGGCACGGACATGCTGGACCAGCAGCTCTCGGTGCAGATGTCGGGCCTGCCCGGCGGGCTCTCGGAGGCCATCCAGCGCCAGCTCACGAAGCAGATCGGCGGCGGCCAGGAAGCCGCGCCGGCGTTCTCGCCTCCCTCCACGCTGAGCCTGCCGTCGCAGTCGCCCGCACGCGCCGCCGCGGCCGCCAACGCCTATGCGCCTGCGCCCAAGGGCCGCGACAGCTTCGTGCAGCACCACCGCGACGCGGCCGAGCGCGTGTCGCAGGACAGCGGCATTCCCGCGAGCTTCATGCTCGGCCAGGCCGGCCACGAGACCGGCTGGGGCAAGAGCGAGATCCGTTCCAGGGACGGCAGCAACTCGTTCAACCTGTTCGGCATCAAGGCCGGTAAGGGCTGGACCGGCAAGGTGGCCGAGATCACCACCACCGAATACATCAACGGCACCCCGCGCAAGGTGACCGCGAAATTCCGCGCCTACGATTCGTACGAGGATTCGTTCAAGGACTACGCGCGCCTCATCAACGACAACCCGCGCTACGAGAAGGCCCGCGAGAAGACGCATTCGGCCGTGGCCTATGCGGCCGAGCTGCAGAAGGCCGGCTACGCCACCGACCCCGAATACGCGAACAAGCTGAGCCGGGCCATCCACAGCACGCTGCGCGTGGGCCCGTCGGCCTGA
- a CDS encoding YopT-type cysteine protease domain-containing protein, which yields MENPRISRGSAATPPSVSFTASDGTSSSQAHRSRPCPSHDERLNALRRHATDDRMHPAALPRRSPVIHGICASQPRTYEPSYAPSASGWAAKRSAAFDQDRALSQLHPGHPGACVIYSLLWMNDIARVPGTAESRIARLEGSTPEILSLNQQYVDRVAYSNQDPDNQEDPLLQTARAHGIEPVGNTMAVDILSDEEAAMAEISNILNRPGSSHLLWLGNLGSDGSDAGNHVIAAHEADGRCILFDPNLGEFQLRPSEVSMILREVVARNSSQFAIPEIFIMPMRP from the coding sequence ATGGAAAACCCACGGATTTCACGCGGATCGGCGGCAACGCCCCCCTCCGTGTCCTTCACTGCAAGCGACGGCACTTCCTCTTCGCAGGCTCACCGCTCCCGACCATGTCCGTCGCATGATGAGAGGTTGAACGCGCTGCGAAGGCATGCAACCGATGACCGAATGCACCCGGCTGCTTTGCCCAGACGCTCGCCCGTTATCCATGGGATCTGTGCATCGCAGCCTCGGACCTATGAACCCTCCTATGCGCCAAGCGCGTCCGGCTGGGCAGCGAAGCGTTCTGCGGCATTCGACCAGGACAGGGCACTGTCGCAACTCCATCCGGGTCACCCCGGGGCCTGCGTAATCTACAGCCTGCTGTGGATGAACGACATCGCCAGGGTGCCGGGCACCGCCGAGTCCAGGATAGCTCGGCTGGAAGGCTCGACACCGGAGATCCTCTCGCTGAATCAGCAATACGTGGACCGGGTGGCGTACAGCAACCAGGACCCGGACAATCAGGAAGACCCGTTGCTGCAGACGGCGCGGGCCCATGGCATCGAGCCTGTGGGCAACACCATGGCGGTCGATATCCTCTCGGATGAAGAAGCGGCCATGGCGGAAATCTCAAACATACTCAACCGGCCCGGCAGTTCGCATCTGCTGTGGCTGGGAAACCTGGGTTCCGACGGCTCCGACGCCGGCAATCATGTGATTGCCGCGCATGAGGCAGATGGCCGCTGCATATTGTTCGATCCGAACCTGGGTGAATTCCAACTGCGGCCGTCCGAAGTGTCGATGATCCTCCGCGAGGTCGTCGCCCGGAATTCAAGTCAATTCGCGATACCCGAGATATTCATCATGCCGATGCGGCCTTGA
- the flgK gene encoding flagellar hook-associated protein FlgK: MSLLNVGARALLANQTALQTAGHNIANVNTAGYSRQTLSLQTVQGQFTGGGYIGQGVDVQTILRNHNELLTRQAAAANSSQTADKTRAERLSQMQDVFSGGTSGLGASITDMLNSLKDVVAAPTDITARTVTITRMDETAARMRSAADRIDEIQYTVKEQLKSDVNAINSLAKQMAAVNEQIARVKGNGQTPNDLLDQRDQIIREINQYVQTTQVAADDGTVGLFVAGSQPLVLGTTATPLAVEESSLFPGSGQLKLYFSPPGAKPIELDDSMLAGGELSGLLRFHNTDVAEGRNLLGRMAQSIGMTMNAQHKLGVTLDGQPGKDLFSVASTMPGYTSGTAAGNVAFTDATKFAASDYEVRFTTPPAGQVVRLSDGKATGFTDLANLAGQQIDGLNFNLTAAGAAGERMLFKPFSSAASNIEARVLSPRDLAAASPVNASMGTTNNGSLQLTSVQATSTGFTAPPTPGGVTLTFAAGPPATYGVTGSTTPASGTTGLAYTAGQPITIDGWEITLKGTPGTGDTVKVGNALDPQYGDAYKRNAGNASALDALGDVKMFDEATMSDGYAGLMAQIGTRTQNAKYAADVSATIASNLERDRTAVSGVNLDEEAAKLIQYQQAYQASAKVLQIAQSIFDSLLQTMGR; this comes from the coding sequence ATGAGCCTGCTCAACGTCGGCGCCCGCGCCCTCCTCGCCAACCAGACGGCCCTGCAGACGGCCGGGCACAACATCGCCAACGTCAACACGGCGGGCTATTCGCGCCAGACGCTGTCGCTGCAGACGGTGCAGGGCCAGTTCACGGGCGGCGGCTACATCGGCCAGGGCGTGGACGTGCAGACCATCCTGCGCAACCACAACGAACTGCTCACGCGCCAGGCGGCCGCGGCCAACTCCTCGCAGACGGCCGACAAGACGCGGGCCGAGCGCCTGTCGCAGATGCAGGACGTGTTCAGCGGCGGCACCAGCGGGCTGGGCGCGTCGATCACCGACATGCTCAACTCGCTCAAGGACGTGGTCGCCGCGCCGACCGACATCACGGCGCGCACGGTGACCATCACCCGCATGGACGAGACCGCCGCGCGCATGCGCTCGGCCGCCGACCGCATCGACGAGATCCAGTACACCGTCAAGGAACAGCTCAAGAGCGACGTGAACGCGATCAACAGCCTGGCCAAGCAGATGGCGGCCGTGAACGAGCAGATCGCGCGCGTGAAGGGCAACGGCCAGACGCCCAACGACCTGCTGGACCAGCGCGACCAGATCATCCGGGAGATCAACCAGTACGTGCAGACCACGCAGGTGGCGGCCGACGACGGCACGGTGGGCCTTTTCGTGGCGGGCAGCCAGCCGCTGGTGCTGGGCACCACGGCCACGCCGCTGGCCGTGGAGGAGTCGAGCCTGTTCCCCGGCAGCGGGCAGCTCAAGCTGTATTTCAGCCCGCCGGGCGCCAAGCCCATCGAGCTGGACGACTCCATGCTCGCGGGCGGCGAGCTGTCGGGCCTGCTGCGCTTCCACAACACCGACGTGGCCGAAGGGCGCAACCTGCTGGGCCGCATGGCGCAGTCGATCGGCATGACGATGAACGCGCAGCACAAGCTGGGCGTGACGCTCGACGGCCAGCCCGGCAAGGACCTGTTCTCGGTCGCCAGCACCATGCCGGGCTACACGAGCGGCACGGCCGCGGGCAACGTCGCCTTCACCGATGCGACGAAGTTCGCCGCCTCCGACTACGAGGTGCGGTTCACCACGCCGCCCGCGGGCCAGGTGGTGCGCCTGTCGGACGGCAAGGCCACGGGCTTCACCGACCTCGCGAACCTCGCGGGCCAGCAGATCGACGGGCTCAACTTCAACCTCACCGCCGCAGGCGCTGCCGGCGAGCGCATGCTGTTCAAGCCCTTCAGCAGCGCGGCTTCCAACATCGAGGCGCGCGTGCTCTCGCCGCGCGACCTCGCCGCCGCCAGCCCGGTCAACGCCTCCATGGGCACGACCAACAACGGCTCGCTGCAGCTGACGTCGGTGCAGGCCACGTCCACCGGTTTCACGGCGCCGCCCACCCCGGGCGGTGTGACGCTCACTTTCGCCGCCGGTCCTCCGGCCACCTACGGCGTGACGGGCTCGACCACGCCGGCCTCGGGCACCACCGGGCTGGCCTACACGGCCGGCCAGCCCATCACCATCGACGGCTGGGAGATCACCCTCAAGGGCACCCCCGGCACGGGCGACACCGTGAAGGTGGGCAATGCGCTGGACCCGCAATACGGCGACGCCTACAAGCGCAATGCGGGCAATGCCTCGGCGCTCGACGCGCTGGGCGACGTGAAGATGTTCGACGAAGCGACCATGAGCGACGGCTACGCCGGCCTCATGGCGCAGATCGGTACGCGCACGCAGAACGCCAAGTACGCTGCGGACGTGTCGGCCACCATCGCCTCCAACCTCGAACGCGACCGCACCGCGGTCTCGGGCGTGAACCTGGACGAAGAAGCGGCCAAGCTGATCCAGTACCAGCAGGCCTACCAGGCTTCGGCCAAGGTCCTGCAGATCGCGCAGAGCATCTTCGACAGCCTGCTGCAGACGATGGGCCGCTGA
- a CDS encoding HDOD domain-containing protein, translating into MVQSVLGSLILGYRPLWNQARRLAAVQLHVHTAGEALVDAPHLLRTLQELWSAGSPPLLLSPQSPQLLADLLAQAPRGTPWISVPDAWLGDTDLFARVRAAHQRGLKLVWRGPLDRLPPAEVAACFDNSLLTLSATDAAAALRAAGGPIRGAPAAPSPVIAGQIYESVASRPLMEHCLDRHHALAIAGWPAEDVLYSLRHQPPQPAHETVLKLMRAIDAEQSLEAFEQILGEDPLLAYRFMVYTNSAALGLRTGVDSLRRGLVMMGYGSLQRWLGDQLPHASTDPNLQPIRESMVIRAHLTERLLDAGVENDLRREVYLCGLLSQLGELLSEPLGTVLRRLPLSERIYDAAVLRTGPYASSLEMACALESEDANAVRQLCEAHAMDLEEVNRALLRVISDLVAERPRGQ; encoded by the coding sequence ATGGTCCAATCCGTTCTCGGCAGCCTGATCCTCGGATACCGCCCTCTCTGGAACCAGGCCCGCCGCCTTGCAGCCGTCCAGCTGCATGTGCACACCGCCGGCGAAGCGCTCGTCGATGCGCCCCACCTGCTGCGCACGCTGCAGGAACTCTGGAGCGCCGGCTCTCCCCCCCTGCTGCTGTCGCCCCAGAGCCCGCAACTGCTGGCCGACCTGCTCGCCCAGGCCCCGCGCGGCACCCCCTGGATCAGCGTGCCCGACGCCTGGCTGGGCGATACCGACCTGTTCGCCCGCGTGCGCGCCGCCCACCAGCGCGGCCTGAAGCTCGTGTGGCGCGGCCCGCTCGACCGGCTGCCCCCGGCCGAGGTGGCCGCCTGTTTCGACAACAGCCTGCTCACCCTCTCCGCCACCGATGCCGCCGCGGCCCTGCGCGCGGCCGGCGGCCCGATCCGCGGCGCACCGGCCGCGCCCAGCCCCGTCATCGCGGGCCAGATCTACGAAAGCGTGGCCAGCCGCCCGCTCATGGAACACTGCCTGGACCGGCACCACGCGCTCGCCATCGCCGGCTGGCCCGCCGAAGACGTGCTCTACAGCCTGCGGCACCAGCCCCCGCAGCCCGCGCACGAGACCGTGCTCAAGCTCATGCGCGCCATCGACGCGGAGCAATCGCTCGAAGCCTTCGAGCAGATCCTCGGCGAAGACCCGCTGCTCGCCTACCGGTTCATGGTCTACACCAACTCGGCGGCGCTCGGCCTGCGCACGGGCGTCGACTCGCTGCGCCGCGGCCTCGTCATGATGGGCTACGGCTCGCTGCAGCGCTGGCTGGGCGACCAGCTGCCGCACGCCAGCACCGACCCCAACCTCCAGCCCATCCGCGAGTCCATGGTGATCCGCGCGCACCTCACCGAACGCCTGCTCGACGCCGGGGTGGAGAACGACCTGCGCCGCGAGGTCTACCTCTGCGGCCTGCTCTCGCAACTGGGCGAGTTGCTGTCGGAGCCGCTGGGCACCGTCCTGCGCCGGCTGCCCCTGTCCGAGCGCATCTACGACGCGGCCGTGCTGCGCACCGGCCCCTACGCCTCCAGCCTGGAGATGGCCTGCGCGCTCGAATCCGAGGATGCCAACGCCGTCCGCCAACTCTGCGAAGCGCATGCAATGGACCTGGAGGAGGTCAACCGGGCGTTGCTGCGGGTGATTTCGGATCTGGTGGCGGAGCGGCCAAGGGGGCAGTGA
- the flgL gene encoding flagellar hook-associated protein FlgL, translating into MSTFYRTATANQYDNALRNLSQRQTALSNLQENLTSGKRVVRASDDPVAAAQAERAMTRLSRVQSEQRALENARNTVTQAESTLGQAVDIVQELRQLIVNAGNGSLKSEDRKTMMNQVQGLREQLSDLVNRKDTNGLPLLGALGSALEPFLGPQSGSPDYTFSGQAGLASGSGTSLPTSVDGESAFMFQPKRDGVYTASVSAIPSGRLLVTDGVKPVDTSLVTGDNYQLVFSGVGPGATAGTTTATYTITNTTTGVSSAPVTVPDFPSDKAVSIAVTGIPGVSFNITGTPTKQSDGTYNFSPANGDTVSLKPSASIFSSIDQAIRDIGGATNSNAATQAVGQALNNIDIGLERIHNMRGYAGELLNRADRITGDQDKREVQLEADRSRAEDLDMIKGISDFQNNQTGYQAALQSYAQVQKLSLFNYIG; encoded by the coding sequence ATGAGCACCTTCTACCGCACCGCCACCGCCAACCAGTACGACAACGCGCTGCGCAACCTGTCGCAGCGCCAGACGGCGCTGTCCAACCTGCAGGAAAACCTCACCTCCGGCAAGCGCGTGGTGCGCGCGAGCGACGACCCCGTGGCCGCCGCGCAGGCCGAGCGCGCCATGACGCGCCTCTCGCGCGTGCAGAGCGAGCAGCGCGCGCTGGAGAACGCGCGCAACACCGTCACCCAGGCCGAGTCCACGCTCGGGCAGGCCGTGGACATCGTGCAGGAGCTGCGCCAGCTCATCGTGAACGCGGGCAACGGCTCGCTCAAATCCGAAGACCGCAAGACCATGATGAACCAGGTCCAGGGCCTGCGCGAGCAGCTCTCCGACCTGGTCAACCGCAAGGACACCAACGGCCTGCCGCTGCTGGGCGCGCTGGGCAGCGCGCTCGAACCCTTCCTGGGCCCGCAGTCCGGCAGCCCCGACTACACCTTCTCGGGCCAGGCCGGGCTGGCCTCGGGCTCGGGCACGTCGCTGCCGACGTCGGTCGACGGCGAGTCGGCCTTCATGTTCCAGCCCAAGCGCGACGGGGTCTACACCGCATCGGTGAGCGCCATCCCCTCGGGCCGGCTGCTCGTGACCGACGGCGTGAAGCCGGTGGACACCAGCCTGGTCACCGGCGACAACTACCAGCTGGTCTTCAGCGGCGTGGGCCCCGGCGCCACGGCCGGCACCACCACGGCCACCTACACGATCACCAACACCACCACGGGCGTCTCGTCCGCGCCCGTCACGGTGCCCGACTTCCCCTCCGACAAGGCCGTCTCCATCGCGGTCACCGGCATCCCGGGCGTGAGCTTCAACATCACGGGCACGCCCACCAAGCAGTCCGACGGCACCTACAACTTCTCGCCCGCCAACGGCGACACCGTCTCGCTCAAGCCGAGCGCGAGCATCTTCAGCTCCATCGACCAGGCGATCCGCGACATCGGCGGCGCCACCAACAGCAACGCGGCCACGCAGGCCGTGGGCCAGGCGCTCAACAACATCGACATCGGGCTGGAACGCATCCACAACATGCGCGGCTATGCGGGCGAACTGCTCAACCGCGCCGACCGCATCACGGGCGACCAGGACAAGCGCGAAGTGCAGCTGGAGGCCGACCGCTCGCGCGCGGAGGATCTCGATATGATCAAGGGCATCTCCGACTTCCAGAACAACCAGACCGGCTACCAGGCGGCCCTGCAGTCGTACGCGCAAGTGCAGAAGCTGTCGCTGTTCAATTACATCGGCTAG
- a CDS encoding aminotransferase-like domain-containing protein: MLTRTPERTLTEQLAERFAERIRSRLLPVGARLPSVRECARQQGVSPYTVVAAYDQLLAQGLVEARRQRGFFVRDSVQKLPHAAGSIEKIAIKDVANASGATSPLGAAVLPMSGSHINATTLIRGMFHQASSKPQPGAGVFPPAWLEDARFMPAAVRRVTAGRALQDGSLVYGEPRGDAGLRDALARRLADLNVPAQPGQIITTVGATHALDIVSRTLLKAGDPVMVEEPGWSVEFARLDALGMRVLPVPRGPLGPDLDVMARYCEAHAPKLFVSVSVLHNPTGYSLSPGHAHQILQLANRHGFHIVEDDTYGHIAPEHATRLSALDGLRRTLYVNGFAKILAPNWRVGYLAAPPDLVERLLDTKLLSTLTTPSILEKALALCIEQGQLRRHAERMRLRLAQARARSVQIALEAGQRFAAEPAGMFGWVETGVDTDMLAQRMLDEGYLIAPGALFHATRRPCTLMRINFATTQDPGFWRVFRRAAQGL, from the coding sequence ATGCTCACCCGCACCCCCGAACGCACCCTGACCGAACAGCTCGCCGAGCGGTTCGCGGAACGCATCCGCAGCCGACTGTTGCCCGTCGGCGCGCGCCTGCCCTCGGTGCGCGAGTGCGCGCGCCAGCAGGGCGTGAGCCCCTACACCGTGGTGGCCGCCTACGACCAGCTGCTGGCCCAGGGCCTCGTGGAAGCCCGCCGCCAGCGCGGGTTCTTCGTGCGCGATTCAGTACAAAAACTGCCCCATGCCGCCGGATCCATTGAAAAGATTGCTATAAAAGATGTAGCAAATGCTTCGGGGGCGACGTCGCCCCTGGGCGCCGCCGTCCTGCCCATGTCGGGCTCGCACATCAACGCCACCACGCTCATCCGCGGCATGTTCCACCAGGCGTCGTCCAAGCCCCAGCCCGGCGCGGGCGTGTTCCCGCCGGCCTGGCTGGAAGATGCGCGCTTCATGCCCGCCGCCGTGCGCCGCGTGACCGCGGGCCGCGCGCTGCAGGACGGATCGCTCGTCTATGGCGAGCCGCGCGGCGACGCCGGGCTGCGCGATGCGCTCGCGCGGCGCCTGGCCGACCTGAACGTGCCTGCGCAGCCCGGGCAGATCATCACCACCGTTGGCGCCACGCACGCGCTCGACATCGTGAGCCGCACCCTGCTCAAGGCCGGCGACCCGGTGATGGTGGAAGAGCCCGGCTGGTCGGTGGAGTTCGCGCGGCTCGATGCGCTGGGCATGCGCGTGCTGCCCGTGCCGCGCGGCCCCCTGGGCCCCGACCTGGACGTGATGGCCCGCTACTGCGAGGCCCACGCCCCCAAGCTCTTCGTGAGCGTGAGCGTGCTGCACAACCCCACGGGCTACAGCCTCTCGCCGGGCCATGCGCACCAGATCCTGCAGCTCGCCAACCGGCACGGCTTCCACATCGTCGAGGACGACACCTACGGCCACATCGCGCCCGAGCACGCCACGCGCCTGTCCGCGCTCGATGGCCTGCGCCGCACCCTCTATGTGAACGGGTTCGCCAAGATCCTCGCGCCCAACTGGCGCGTGGGCTACCTCGCCGCCCCGCCCGACCTCGTCGAGCGCCTGCTGGACACCAAGCTGCTCTCCACCCTCACCACCCCGTCCATCCTGGAAAAGGCGCTGGCGCTGTGCATCGAGCAGGGCCAGCTGCGCCGCCACGCCGAGCGCATGCGCCTGCGCCTGGCTCAGGCCCGCGCGCGCAGCGTGCAGATCGCCCTGGAAGCCGGCCAGCGCTTCGCCGCCGAGCCCGCCGGCATGTTCGGCTGGGTGGAAACCGGCGTGGACACCGACATGCTCGCGCAGCGCATGCTCGACGAGGGCTACCTCATCGCCCCCGGCGCGCTCTTCCACGCCACGCGCCGGCCCTGCACCCTCATGCGCATCAACTTCGCGACCACGCAGGATCCGGGGTTCTGGCGGGTATTCCGGCGCGCTGCCCAAGGTCTTTGA